A region of Fimbriimonadaceae bacterium DNA encodes the following proteins:
- the ycgJ gene encoding putative methyltransferase YcgJ yields MVKVASPAGGPILDVATGAGHTAFAFAPHAERVVATDITEGMLAIVREEAALRGLTNIEVQAANAESLPFPENTFEGITCRVAAHHFRNPSAFMSECGRVLRPQGWLLLVDNAGVEDAQANERWNEIETWRDPSHVRNIQPEEWRRHFELHGFSIEHFEVIPKPMNLDSWLERMQVQEPNRSRIREAIMHSEGWLRDYLRPHGDGADAIFHEQEISLLGRRPA; encoded by the coding sequence ATGGTCAAGGTCGCCAGCCCCGCTGGCGGTCCGATACTCGACGTCGCCACTGGCGCCGGACATACCGCCTTTGCATTTGCGCCCCATGCCGAAAGAGTGGTCGCAACCGACATCACCGAGGGAATGCTGGCGATCGTTCGGGAAGAAGCCGCCCTTCGCGGGTTGACGAATATTGAAGTCCAAGCCGCTAACGCAGAAAGCCTGCCCTTTCCTGAGAACACTTTCGAGGGTATCACGTGCCGGGTCGCCGCCCACCACTTTCGGAATCCCTCGGCGTTCATGAGCGAATGCGGGAGGGTCCTGAGGCCACAGGGCTGGCTCCTATTGGTCGACAACGCCGGTGTAGAAGACGCCCAAGCGAACGAACGATGGAACGAAATCGAGACCTGGCGAGATCCATCCCACGTCAGGAATATCCAGCCGGAGGAATGGCGCCGCCATTTCGAGCTCCACGGTTTTAGCATTGAGCACTTCGAGGTTATTCCGAAGCCAATGAACCTGGACAGTTGGCTGGAGCGGATGCAGGTTCAGGAACCCAACCGCAGCCGCATTCGCGAAGCGATTATGCACAGCGAAGGATGGCTCCGCGATTACCTTCGACCGCACGGCGACGGGGCTGATGCAATATTCCACGAGCAGGAGATTTCCCTGCTCGGACGCAGACCGGCTTAA
- the glyQ gene encoding Glycine--tRNA ligase alpha subunit — MPMTLQEMIHRLNEYWSAQGCLLVQPYDVEVGAGTMHPATTLRCLGPKPWNVAYIQPSRRPADGRYTRNPMRNQRYYQYQVIMKPSPDDIVDRYLGSLDAIGFDTKRNDVRLVEDDWESPSVGASGVGWEIWLDGTEITQFTFFQQMGGIECNPVCAEITYGPERLCLMLNNQNSFWEDLMWTEQVSYKDAEFDLEMQHNVYNFEVADTDALYRLFETYEAESRRVIETPTFWDAELGILTTQNTGEPGTALIYPAFDLALKCSHVFNLLDARGAVSVTERAAFITRIRARVRACCLKYVEQFKETVAA; from the coding sequence ATGCCGATGACGCTGCAGGAGATGATCCATCGCCTCAACGAGTACTGGTCTGCCCAGGGCTGTCTCCTTGTACAACCATATGACGTCGAGGTTGGCGCGGGGACGATGCATCCCGCGACGACCCTCCGATGCCTGGGGCCCAAACCGTGGAATGTGGCCTACATCCAGCCCTCCCGACGCCCTGCCGATGGCCGATACACGCGCAATCCGATGAGGAACCAGCGCTACTACCAGTATCAGGTGATCATGAAGCCCAGCCCTGACGATATCGTTGACCGCTATCTGGGGTCGCTTGACGCGATCGGCTTCGATACGAAGCGCAACGACGTGCGGTTGGTGGAGGACGATTGGGAATCGCCCAGCGTCGGCGCCAGCGGAGTAGGTTGGGAGATCTGGCTGGACGGTACGGAGATCACCCAGTTCACGTTCTTCCAACAGATGGGAGGCATTGAATGCAATCCGGTTTGTGCCGAAATTACCTACGGCCCCGAGCGGCTATGCCTCATGCTGAACAATCAAAACTCGTTTTGGGAAGACCTGATGTGGACCGAGCAGGTGTCATACAAGGATGCCGAATTCGACCTCGAAATGCAGCATAACGTTTACAATTTCGAAGTAGCCGATACGGATGCCCTTTACCGTTTGTTTGAGACCTATGAGGCGGAATCCAGGCGGGTTATCGAGACTCCAACATTTTGGGACGCCGAACTTGGCATTCTAACCACCCAGAATACTGGCGAGCCGGGAACAGCTCTGATCTATCCGGCTTTCGATCTCGCCCTCAAGTGTTCCCACGTGTTCAACCTTCTCGATGCCCGAGGCGCCGTGAGCGTGACCGAACGGGCAGCTTTCATCACGAGGATCCGCGCGCGTGTTCGCGCATGTTGCCTCAAGTACGTGGAGCAATTCAAAGAAACGGTCGCCGCGTGA